A single genomic interval of Pseudorca crassidens isolate mPseCra1 chromosome 19, mPseCra1.hap1, whole genome shotgun sequence harbors:
- the NEURL4 gene encoding neuralized-like protein 4 isoform X1: MAAGSGGSGGSGGGPGPGPGGGGGGGPPGGSGPGPGSGGGPGSGGELHPRTGRLVSLSACGRTARRQQPGQEFNHGLVLSREPLRDGRIFTVRIDRKVNSWSGSIEIGVTALDPSVLDFPSSATGLKGGSWVVSGCSVLRDGRSVLEEYGQDLDQLGEGDRVGVERTAAGELRLWVNGRDCGVAATGLPARVWAVVDLYGKCTQITVLPPEPGFSPPTPVPTPPLEPSAPAEDSTWSEQGTSGDEAFTVSPAQARPETFPNSLESHNEFASMELSEVVSNAILSAYNGGLLNVNLSSPLAGEAPGPSGTATSPILTSNDALLFHEKCGTLIKLSNNNKTAERRRPLDEFNNGVVMTNRPLRDNEMFEIRIDKLVDKWSGSIEIGVTTHNPNNLEYPATMTNLQSGTIMMSGCGILTNGKGTRREYCEFSLDELQEGDHIGLTRKSNSALHFFINGIDQGVATPLTPPVVYGVVDLYGMAVKVTIVHNNNHSDRLRRNNAILRALSPEGALRRAAPAAQAEPERLLFHPNCGQKAAITHEGRTALRPHATDDFNHGVVLSSRALRDGEVFQVRIDKMVDKWAGSIEIGVTTHNPAYLQLPSTMTNLRSGTWMMTGNGVMHNGTTILDEYGHNLDRLKAGDTVGVVRREDGTLHFFVNGMTQGPAAWNVPPGVYAVVDLYGQAAQATIVDDVEVPQVPEPLPEGNNQVSPSSPSSGTGGSDLRFHQLHGSNAVITNGGRTALRHNCRSEFNDAIVISNRALRDGELFEIVIQKMVDRWSGSIEAGVTAIRPEDLEFPNTMTDIDYDTWMLSGTAIMQDGNTMRNNYGCDLDALGTGARIGMMRTAKGDLHYFINGQDQGAACSGLPPGKEVYAVVDLYGQCVQVSITNATGPMDNSLATSNTATEKSFPLHSPAAGVAHRFHSTCGKNITLEEDGTRAVRAAGYAHGLVFSTKELKTEEVFEVKVEELDEKWAGSLRLGLTTLAPGETGPGAGSGPGLPPSLPELRTKTTWMVSSCEVRRDGQLQRMNYGRNLERLGVGSRVGIRRGADDTMHILVDGEDMGPAATGIAKSVWAVLDLYGPVRSVSIVSSTRLDEPEGTQPPSPSSDTGSEGEEEDEGEEHGLEGQNQVAVMPTALEFLENHGKNILLSNGNRTATRVASYNQGIVVISQPLVPQLLVQVRIDFLNRQWTSSLVLGVITCPPERLNFPASACALKRAAWLLRGRGVFHNGLKICEKFGPNLDTCPEGTILGLRLDSSGGLHLHINGMDQGVAVPDVPQPCHALVDLYGQCEQVTIVTPEPGAASGKSAGTQGDMEKADMVDGIKESVCWGPPPTASPLKSCEYHALCSRFQELLLLPEDYFMPPPKRSLCYCESCRKLRGDEAHRRRGEPPREYALPFGWCRFNLRVNPRLEAGTLTKKWHMAYHGSNVAAVRRVLDRGELGAGTASILSCRPLKGEPGLGFEEPGENCAPPREQQPPPVLLSPSLQYAGAEALASKVQFRDPKSQQTHQAQVAFQVCVRPGSYTPGPPSAALREPPDPHFSPAELEWVTKEKGATLLYALLVRVE, translated from the exons ATGGCGGCGGGGTCGGGTGGGAGTGGGGGCTCTGGGGGAGGCCCCGGGCCGGggccgggtgggggtgggggtgggggccccCCTGGCGGGAGCGGCCCAGGACCGGGGTCTGGCGGGGGTCCGGGCAGCGGCGGGGAGCTGCACCCGCGCACCGGGCGCTTGGTGAGCCTATCGGCCTGTGGGCGTACAGCGCGGCGGCAGCAGCCGGGCCAGGAGTTTAATCACGGGCTGGTGTTGAGCCGGGAACCCTTGCGCGATGGACGCATCTTCACCGTCCGCATCGACCGCAAG GTCAACTCCTGGAGTGGCTCCATTGAGATTGGGGTGACGGCACTGGACCCCAGTGTGCTGGACTTCCCAAGCAGCGCCACGGGGCTGAAGGGGGGCTCGTGGGTAGTGTCAGGCTGCTCGGTGCTGAGGGATGGACGTTCTGTGCTGGAGGAGTATGGGCAGGACCTGGACCAGCTTGGCGAAGGGGACCGTGTGGGCGTGGAGCGCACAGCTGCTGGGGAGCTGCGGCTCTGGGTGAATGGGCGGGATTGCGGCGTGGCCGCCACGGGCCTGCCAGCTCGTGTCTGGGCCGTCGTGGACCTTTACGGCAAGTGCACCCAGATCACCGTGCTACCCCCTGAGCCGGGCTTCAGCCCCCCTACTCCCGTCCCCACACCTCCCCTCGAACCCTCTGCCCCCGCTGAAGATTCTACCTGGTCTGAACAGGGGACCTCTGGGGATGAAG CCTTCACGGTGTCCCCCGCGCAGGCCCGGCCGGAGACGTTTCCTAACAGCCTTGAGTCGCATAATG AATTTGCCAGCATGGAGCTCTCCGAGGTGGTGAGCAACGCCATCCTGTCTGCCTACAACGGGGGGCTCCTAAATGTGAACCTGAGCTCCCCACTGGCAGGGGAAGCACCGGGGCCTAGCGGCACTGCCACCTCACCCATCCTCACTTCCAACGATGCCCTCCTCTTTCACGAGAAGTGTGGAACCCTCATCAAACTCAGCAACAATAATAAGACGGCAGAGCGCCGCCGGCCCCTGGATGAATTCAACAATGGGGTTGTCATGACCAACCGCCCACTCCGGGACAATGAGATGTTTGAG ATCCGCATCGACAAGCTCGTAGATAAGTGGTCAGGCTCCATTGAGATTGGTGTCACCACCCACAACCCCAACAATTTGGAGTACCCAGCCACCATGACCAACCTGCAGTCAG GCACCATCATGATGAGTGGCTGCGGGATCCTGACCAACGGCAAGGGCACCCGCCGGGAGTACTGTGAATTCAGTCTGGATGAGCTGCAG GAGGGCGACCACATTGGTCTCACGAGGAAGTCCAACTCTGCCCTACACTTCTTCATTAATGGCATTGATCAGG GCGTGGCTACCCCCTTGACGCCCCCAGTGGTGTACGGTGTGGTGGACTTGTATGGGATGGCTGTGAAGGTGACCATCGTCCACAATAACAACCACAGTGACCGCCTACGCCGGAACAATGCCATCCTGCGGGCGCTGTCCCCTGAGGGTGCTCTCCGCCGGGCTGCTCCTGCGGCCCAGGCAGAACCCGAGCGCCTGCTCTTCCACCCCAACTGTGGGCAGAAGGCAGCCATCACCCACGAGGGACGCACTGCCCTGAGGCCCCA TGCCACTGACGACTTCAATCATGGCGTGGTACTGAGCAGCAGAGCCCTGCGGGACGGAGAGGTGTTCCAGGTGCGCATCGACAAGATGGTGGACAAATGGGCTGGCTCCATTGAGATTGGCGTCACCACCCACAACCCTGCCTACCTCCAGTTGCCCTCCACCATGACCAACTTGCGCTCTG GGACCTGGATGATGACAGGGAATGGGGTGATGCACAATGGGACGACCATCTTGGACGAATATGGGCACAACCTGGACCGGCTCAAG gcaggggacacggtgGGCGTGGTGCGGCGGGAGGACGGAACTCTCCACTTCTTTGTCAATGGGATGACTCAGGGCCCCGCCGCCTGGAACGTGCCCCCGGGCGTCTATGCTGTCGTTGATCTCTATGGCCAGGCAGCCCAGGCCACCATTGTGGACGACGTGG AGGTGCCCCAGGTTCCTGAGCCACTCCCTGAGGGGAACAACCAGGTGTCTCCAAGCTCCCCGTCATCCGGGACCGGGGGCTCCGACCTCCGCTTCCACCAGCTGCATGGCAGCAACGCAGTCATCACCAACGGTGGCCGCACTGCACTCCGCCACAACTGCCGCAGCGAGTTCAATGACGCCATCGTCATCTCCAACCG GGCCCTGAGGGATGGAGAGCTGTTTGAAATTGTCATTCAGAAGATGGTAGACCGCTGGTCAGGCTCCATCGAGGCTG GAGTGACCGCTATTCGGCCTGAGGACCTTGAATTCCCCAACACTATGACGGACATTGACTACGATACGTGGATGCTGAG CGGCACAGCCATCATGCAAGATGGTAACACCATGCGCAACAACTACGGGTGTGACCTTGACGCGCTAGGCACGGGTGCCCGCATCGGCATGATGCGCACTGCCAAGGGCGATCTGCACTACTTCATCAACGGCCAGGACCAAGGCGCTGCCTGCTCAGGCTTGCCTCCCGGTAAAG AGGTGTATGCAGTAGTGGATCTATATGGCCAGTGTGTCCAAGTGTCCATCACCAATGCCACCGGCCCCATGGACAACAGTCTGGCGACCAGCAACACCGCCACTGAGAAGTCATTCCCCCTGCACTCCCCAG CGGCTGGCGTGGCTCACCGATTCCACAGTACTTGCGGCAAGAACATCACCCTGGAGGAAGACGGCACGAGGGCGGTGCGTGCTGCCGGCTACGCCCACGGCCTCGTCTTCAGCACCAAGGAGCTCAAGACCGAGGAGGTCTTTGAG GTGAAAGTAGAGGAGCTGGATGAGAAGTGGGCTGGTTCCCTCCGGCTAGGGCTGACCACACTAGCACCGGGGGAGACGGGGCCTGGAGCGGGCAGTGGCCCGGggctgcctccctccctgccagaGCTCCGGACTAAGACCACCTGGATGGTGTCCAGCTGTGAAGTGAGGCGCGACGGGCAGCTCCAGAGGATGAACTATGGCCGGAACCTCGAGAGGCTGGGG GTGGGGAGCCGTGTGGGCATTCGCCGAGGGGCAGATGACACGATGCACATCCTGGTAGATGGAGAGGATATGGGGCCTGCAGCCACCGGCATTGCCAAG AGCGTGTGGGCCGTGTTGGATCTGTATGGGCCAGTGCGGAGTGTTTCTATTGTCAGCTCCACCAGGCTGGACGAGCCAGAAGGCACCCAGCCTCCTTCCCCCAGCTCGGACACTGGCAGCGAGGGCGAGGAGGAGGATGAGGGCGAGGAGCACGGCCTGGAA GGCCAGAATCAAGTGGCCGTTATGCCCACAGCCCTCGAGTTCCTAGAGAACCATGGGAAGAATATTCTCTTGTCCAACGGGAACCGTACAGCTACACGAGTGGCCAGCTACAACCAGGGCATCGTTGTCATCAGCCAGCCCCTGGTGCCCCAGCTGCTGGTCCAG GTACGGATAGACTTCTTGAACCGGCAGTGGACATCTTCCCTTGTCCTGGGAGTCATTACCTGCCCACCGGAGAGGCTCAACTTCCCTGCTTCTGCCTGTGCCCTCAAACGGGCGGCCTGGCTGCTGCGGGGCCGTGGGGTCTTCCACAACGGTCTCAAG ATCTGTGAGAAGTTTGGGCCAAATCTGGACACGTGTCCTGAAGGCACCATCCTGGGACTGCGGCTAGACAGCTCTGGGGGGCTGCATCTCCACATCAATGGGATGGACCAGGGAGTGGCTGTGCCAGAtgtcccccagccctgccatgcGCTCGTGGACCTCTACGGGCAGTGTGAGCAG GTGACAATCGTGACCCCTGAACCAGGGGCTGCCAGTGGAAAGAGTGCTGGAACCCAAGGGGACATGGAGAAAGCTGACATGGTGGATG GTATCAAGGAGAGTGTGTGCTGGGGTCCACCGCCCACTGCTAGCCCCCTCAAGAGCTGTGAGTACCACGCCCTTTGCTCCCGTTTCCAGGAACTGCTGCTGCTTCCTG AGGATTATTTCATGCCTCCGCCGAAGCGCAGCCTGTGCTACTGTGAGTCTTGCCGGAAGCTTCGAGGGGATGAGGCCCACAGACGCCGTGGGGAGCCCCCGCGGGAATACGCTCTGCCCTTTGGCTGGTGCAGGTTCAACCTCAG GGTGAATCCCCGCCTAGAGGCTGGGACACTAACCAAGAAGTGGCACATGGCGTATCATGGGAGCAACGTGGCAGCCGTCCGGAGGGTGCTGGACCGGGGGGAGCTGGGAGCAG GCACTGCTTCCATCCTGAGCTGCCGGCCCTTGAAGGGAGAGCCTGGGCTGGGGTTTGAGGAGCCTGGCGAGAACTGCGCGCCTCCTCGGGAGCAGCAGCCCCCTCCAGTGctgctttccccctccctccaataTGCTGGGGCTGAGGCCCTGGCATCCAAAGTGCA ATTCCGGGACCCCAAATCCCAGCAGACACACCAGGCCCAGGTGGCGTTCCAGGTGTGTGTGCGCCCTGGCTCCTACACCCCCGGACCCCCTTCCGCTGCCCTCAGAGAGCCTCCCGACCCTCACTTCAGCCCAGCCGAACTTGAGTGGGTAACCAAGGAGAAGGGGGCCACACTTCTCTATGCCCTGCTGGTACGGGTGGAGTGA
- the NEURL4 gene encoding neuralized-like protein 4 isoform X2: MAAGSGGSGGSGGGPGPGPGGGGGGGPPGGSGPGPGSGGGPGSGGELHPRTGRLVSLSACGRTARRQQPGQEFNHGLVLSREPLRDGRIFTVRIDRKVNSWSGSIEIGVTALDPSVLDFPSSATGLKGGSWVVSGCSVLRDGRSVLEEYGQDLDQLGEGDRVGVERTAAGELRLWVNGRDCGVAATGLPARVWAVVDLYGKCTQITVLPPEPGFSPPTPVPTPPLEPSAPAEDSTWSEQGTSGDEAFTVSPAQARPETFPNSLESHNEFASMELSEVVSNAILSAYNGGLLNVNLSSPLAGEAPGPSGTATSPILTSNDALLFHEKCGTLIKLSNNNKTAERRRPLDEFNNGVVMTNRPLRDNEMFEIRIDKLVDKWSGSIEIGVTTHNPNNLEYPATMTNLQSGTIMMSGCGILTNGKGTRREYCEFSLDELQEGDHIGLTRKSNSALHFFINGIDQGVATPLTPPVVYGVVDLYGMAVKVTIVHNNNHSDRLRRNNAILRALSPEGALRRAAPAAQAEPERLLFHPNCGQKAAITHEGRTALRPHATDDFNHGVVLSSRALRDGEVFQVRIDKMVDKWAGSIEIGVTTHNPAYLQLPSTMTNLRSGTWMMTGNGVMHNGTTILDEYGHNLDRLKAGDTVGVVRREDGTLHFFVNGMTQGPAAWNVPPGVYAVVDLYGQAAQATIVDDVEVPQVPEPLPEGNNQVSPSSPSSGTGGSDLRFHQLHGSNAVITNGGRTALRHNCRSEFNDAIVISNRALRDGELFEIVIQKMVDRWSGSIEAGVTAIRPEDLEFPNTMTDIDYDTWMLSGTAIMQDGNTMRNNYGCDLDALGTGARIGMMRTAKGDLHYFINGQDQGAACSGLPPEVYAVVDLYGQCVQVSITNATGPMDNSLATSNTATEKSFPLHSPAAGVAHRFHSTCGKNITLEEDGTRAVRAAGYAHGLVFSTKELKTEEVFEVKVEELDEKWAGSLRLGLTTLAPGETGPGAGSGPGLPPSLPELRTKTTWMVSSCEVRRDGQLQRMNYGRNLERLGVGSRVGIRRGADDTMHILVDGEDMGPAATGIAKSVWAVLDLYGPVRSVSIVSSTRLDEPEGTQPPSPSSDTGSEGEEEDEGEEHGLEGQNQVAVMPTALEFLENHGKNILLSNGNRTATRVASYNQGIVVISQPLVPQLLVQVRIDFLNRQWTSSLVLGVITCPPERLNFPASACALKRAAWLLRGRGVFHNGLKICEKFGPNLDTCPEGTILGLRLDSSGGLHLHINGMDQGVAVPDVPQPCHALVDLYGQCEQVTIVTPEPGAASGKSAGTQGDMEKADMVDGIKESVCWGPPPTASPLKSCEYHALCSRFQELLLLPEDYFMPPPKRSLCYCESCRKLRGDEAHRRRGEPPREYALPFGWCRFNLRVNPRLEAGTLTKKWHMAYHGSNVAAVRRVLDRGELGAGTASILSCRPLKGEPGLGFEEPGENCAPPREQQPPPVLLSPSLQYAGAEALASKVQFRDPKSQQTHQAQVAFQVCVRPGSYTPGPPSAALREPPDPHFSPAELEWVTKEKGATLLYALLVRVE, translated from the exons ATGGCGGCGGGGTCGGGTGGGAGTGGGGGCTCTGGGGGAGGCCCCGGGCCGGggccgggtgggggtgggggtgggggccccCCTGGCGGGAGCGGCCCAGGACCGGGGTCTGGCGGGGGTCCGGGCAGCGGCGGGGAGCTGCACCCGCGCACCGGGCGCTTGGTGAGCCTATCGGCCTGTGGGCGTACAGCGCGGCGGCAGCAGCCGGGCCAGGAGTTTAATCACGGGCTGGTGTTGAGCCGGGAACCCTTGCGCGATGGACGCATCTTCACCGTCCGCATCGACCGCAAG GTCAACTCCTGGAGTGGCTCCATTGAGATTGGGGTGACGGCACTGGACCCCAGTGTGCTGGACTTCCCAAGCAGCGCCACGGGGCTGAAGGGGGGCTCGTGGGTAGTGTCAGGCTGCTCGGTGCTGAGGGATGGACGTTCTGTGCTGGAGGAGTATGGGCAGGACCTGGACCAGCTTGGCGAAGGGGACCGTGTGGGCGTGGAGCGCACAGCTGCTGGGGAGCTGCGGCTCTGGGTGAATGGGCGGGATTGCGGCGTGGCCGCCACGGGCCTGCCAGCTCGTGTCTGGGCCGTCGTGGACCTTTACGGCAAGTGCACCCAGATCACCGTGCTACCCCCTGAGCCGGGCTTCAGCCCCCCTACTCCCGTCCCCACACCTCCCCTCGAACCCTCTGCCCCCGCTGAAGATTCTACCTGGTCTGAACAGGGGACCTCTGGGGATGAAG CCTTCACGGTGTCCCCCGCGCAGGCCCGGCCGGAGACGTTTCCTAACAGCCTTGAGTCGCATAATG AATTTGCCAGCATGGAGCTCTCCGAGGTGGTGAGCAACGCCATCCTGTCTGCCTACAACGGGGGGCTCCTAAATGTGAACCTGAGCTCCCCACTGGCAGGGGAAGCACCGGGGCCTAGCGGCACTGCCACCTCACCCATCCTCACTTCCAACGATGCCCTCCTCTTTCACGAGAAGTGTGGAACCCTCATCAAACTCAGCAACAATAATAAGACGGCAGAGCGCCGCCGGCCCCTGGATGAATTCAACAATGGGGTTGTCATGACCAACCGCCCACTCCGGGACAATGAGATGTTTGAG ATCCGCATCGACAAGCTCGTAGATAAGTGGTCAGGCTCCATTGAGATTGGTGTCACCACCCACAACCCCAACAATTTGGAGTACCCAGCCACCATGACCAACCTGCAGTCAG GCACCATCATGATGAGTGGCTGCGGGATCCTGACCAACGGCAAGGGCACCCGCCGGGAGTACTGTGAATTCAGTCTGGATGAGCTGCAG GAGGGCGACCACATTGGTCTCACGAGGAAGTCCAACTCTGCCCTACACTTCTTCATTAATGGCATTGATCAGG GCGTGGCTACCCCCTTGACGCCCCCAGTGGTGTACGGTGTGGTGGACTTGTATGGGATGGCTGTGAAGGTGACCATCGTCCACAATAACAACCACAGTGACCGCCTACGCCGGAACAATGCCATCCTGCGGGCGCTGTCCCCTGAGGGTGCTCTCCGCCGGGCTGCTCCTGCGGCCCAGGCAGAACCCGAGCGCCTGCTCTTCCACCCCAACTGTGGGCAGAAGGCAGCCATCACCCACGAGGGACGCACTGCCCTGAGGCCCCA TGCCACTGACGACTTCAATCATGGCGTGGTACTGAGCAGCAGAGCCCTGCGGGACGGAGAGGTGTTCCAGGTGCGCATCGACAAGATGGTGGACAAATGGGCTGGCTCCATTGAGATTGGCGTCACCACCCACAACCCTGCCTACCTCCAGTTGCCCTCCACCATGACCAACTTGCGCTCTG GGACCTGGATGATGACAGGGAATGGGGTGATGCACAATGGGACGACCATCTTGGACGAATATGGGCACAACCTGGACCGGCTCAAG gcaggggacacggtgGGCGTGGTGCGGCGGGAGGACGGAACTCTCCACTTCTTTGTCAATGGGATGACTCAGGGCCCCGCCGCCTGGAACGTGCCCCCGGGCGTCTATGCTGTCGTTGATCTCTATGGCCAGGCAGCCCAGGCCACCATTGTGGACGACGTGG AGGTGCCCCAGGTTCCTGAGCCACTCCCTGAGGGGAACAACCAGGTGTCTCCAAGCTCCCCGTCATCCGGGACCGGGGGCTCCGACCTCCGCTTCCACCAGCTGCATGGCAGCAACGCAGTCATCACCAACGGTGGCCGCACTGCACTCCGCCACAACTGCCGCAGCGAGTTCAATGACGCCATCGTCATCTCCAACCG GGCCCTGAGGGATGGAGAGCTGTTTGAAATTGTCATTCAGAAGATGGTAGACCGCTGGTCAGGCTCCATCGAGGCTG GAGTGACCGCTATTCGGCCTGAGGACCTTGAATTCCCCAACACTATGACGGACATTGACTACGATACGTGGATGCTGAG CGGCACAGCCATCATGCAAGATGGTAACACCATGCGCAACAACTACGGGTGTGACCTTGACGCGCTAGGCACGGGTGCCCGCATCGGCATGATGCGCACTGCCAAGGGCGATCTGCACTACTTCATCAACGGCCAGGACCAAGGCGCTGCCTGCTCAGGCTTGCCTCCCG AGGTGTATGCAGTAGTGGATCTATATGGCCAGTGTGTCCAAGTGTCCATCACCAATGCCACCGGCCCCATGGACAACAGTCTGGCGACCAGCAACACCGCCACTGAGAAGTCATTCCCCCTGCACTCCCCAG CGGCTGGCGTGGCTCACCGATTCCACAGTACTTGCGGCAAGAACATCACCCTGGAGGAAGACGGCACGAGGGCGGTGCGTGCTGCCGGCTACGCCCACGGCCTCGTCTTCAGCACCAAGGAGCTCAAGACCGAGGAGGTCTTTGAG GTGAAAGTAGAGGAGCTGGATGAGAAGTGGGCTGGTTCCCTCCGGCTAGGGCTGACCACACTAGCACCGGGGGAGACGGGGCCTGGAGCGGGCAGTGGCCCGGggctgcctccctccctgccagaGCTCCGGACTAAGACCACCTGGATGGTGTCCAGCTGTGAAGTGAGGCGCGACGGGCAGCTCCAGAGGATGAACTATGGCCGGAACCTCGAGAGGCTGGGG GTGGGGAGCCGTGTGGGCATTCGCCGAGGGGCAGATGACACGATGCACATCCTGGTAGATGGAGAGGATATGGGGCCTGCAGCCACCGGCATTGCCAAG AGCGTGTGGGCCGTGTTGGATCTGTATGGGCCAGTGCGGAGTGTTTCTATTGTCAGCTCCACCAGGCTGGACGAGCCAGAAGGCACCCAGCCTCCTTCCCCCAGCTCGGACACTGGCAGCGAGGGCGAGGAGGAGGATGAGGGCGAGGAGCACGGCCTGGAA GGCCAGAATCAAGTGGCCGTTATGCCCACAGCCCTCGAGTTCCTAGAGAACCATGGGAAGAATATTCTCTTGTCCAACGGGAACCGTACAGCTACACGAGTGGCCAGCTACAACCAGGGCATCGTTGTCATCAGCCAGCCCCTGGTGCCCCAGCTGCTGGTCCAG GTACGGATAGACTTCTTGAACCGGCAGTGGACATCTTCCCTTGTCCTGGGAGTCATTACCTGCCCACCGGAGAGGCTCAACTTCCCTGCTTCTGCCTGTGCCCTCAAACGGGCGGCCTGGCTGCTGCGGGGCCGTGGGGTCTTCCACAACGGTCTCAAG ATCTGTGAGAAGTTTGGGCCAAATCTGGACACGTGTCCTGAAGGCACCATCCTGGGACTGCGGCTAGACAGCTCTGGGGGGCTGCATCTCCACATCAATGGGATGGACCAGGGAGTGGCTGTGCCAGAtgtcccccagccctgccatgcGCTCGTGGACCTCTACGGGCAGTGTGAGCAG GTGACAATCGTGACCCCTGAACCAGGGGCTGCCAGTGGAAAGAGTGCTGGAACCCAAGGGGACATGGAGAAAGCTGACATGGTGGATG GTATCAAGGAGAGTGTGTGCTGGGGTCCACCGCCCACTGCTAGCCCCCTCAAGAGCTGTGAGTACCACGCCCTTTGCTCCCGTTTCCAGGAACTGCTGCTGCTTCCTG AGGATTATTTCATGCCTCCGCCGAAGCGCAGCCTGTGCTACTGTGAGTCTTGCCGGAAGCTTCGAGGGGATGAGGCCCACAGACGCCGTGGGGAGCCCCCGCGGGAATACGCTCTGCCCTTTGGCTGGTGCAGGTTCAACCTCAG GGTGAATCCCCGCCTAGAGGCTGGGACACTAACCAAGAAGTGGCACATGGCGTATCATGGGAGCAACGTGGCAGCCGTCCGGAGGGTGCTGGACCGGGGGGAGCTGGGAGCAG GCACTGCTTCCATCCTGAGCTGCCGGCCCTTGAAGGGAGAGCCTGGGCTGGGGTTTGAGGAGCCTGGCGAGAACTGCGCGCCTCCTCGGGAGCAGCAGCCCCCTCCAGTGctgctttccccctccctccaataTGCTGGGGCTGAGGCCCTGGCATCCAAAGTGCA ATTCCGGGACCCCAAATCCCAGCAGACACACCAGGCCCAGGTGGCGTTCCAGGTGTGTGTGCGCCCTGGCTCCTACACCCCCGGACCCCCTTCCGCTGCCCTCAGAGAGCCTCCCGACCCTCACTTCAGCCCAGCCGAACTTGAGTGGGTAACCAAGGAGAAGGGGGCCACACTTCTCTATGCCCTGCTGGTACGGGTGGAGTGA